The following nucleotide sequence is from Bacillota bacterium.
GTGGATGATTCGGAAGCCCTGGTCCGAGCAATTTTCGCTCCTTGGATGGGATTTCCTCTTGAGGTAGATGGTGTTTTTCTTAACCGGGGGTGAGGGCTCCCCCGGCGATACCCGGCCGACCGCGCAGCGCCGAGGGCGCCGGCCAGGCTGAGCAATCTTTGTGTAGATATATGTCTACTAGAATTGTGAGGTCTGGAGGGCCGCTCCGAAGATTCGGATTAGTTTCGCAGGGAAACTTTTGCTCCTGGAAGGAATGGCCAAGGGGAGCCCGAATAATATTCCCGCGGGCATCGGTGCTTGGCCGTGGCCATCCTCATTCATCGTCTGCATCACCATTGTCACACCATAGACAGCCCAGCTTGGCACGATGTATATTGAATTTGCCGGCCGCCGGCACGGACGTCTCGACCAACTCGCCGGACCGGTGTGACCGAAGGATTAGCAAGGGGGAGCAGCATGCCGACAAGGGAACTCTACTGGAACATCACCGGTCATCTTTTTATGTACCTCTTCGTTCTCGCCTTTGCCGTTCTCTTTGTCTGGGGCCTCTATCGCCGCTATCAGATGTGGCGCCTGGGCAAGGCCGATGAGCGCTTCAAAGACTTCTGGCAATGGAAGTCGCTCTGGCCGCGGATCAAGACGGCCATCGTCGACGTTTTGATCCCGGTCAGGTTGTTGCGAGACGCCTACCCCGGAATCATGCACCTCGCCATCTTCTGGGGATTCGTCGTCCTCTTCATCGGAACGCTCTTCGTCGCCGCCCAGGCCGACCTGGGGATCAACACCCTCTTCGGGACCTTCTATCTCCTCCTTTCGCTGGCCCTTGACATCTTCGGGTTGATTGCCATCGCCGGCGTCCTGATGGCCATCTGGCGCCGCTATGTGACCCGCCCAAAGCGGCTCGACAACACCTGGGATGATACCGTCGTCCTGTGGGGCCTCTTGGCCATCCTCCTGACCGGCTACCTCCTTCAGGGCCTGCGTATCGCCGCCGTCGGCGATGAATGGGCGGCCTGGGCCCCGGTGGGGAACGCGGTCGCTTCCCTCTTCTTGGCCCTCGGCTGGAGCGCGGCGGGCATTGAGGTGACGCACCGTCTCCTCTGGTGGTTCCACATGTTCCTCGGCGCCGGCTTCGTCGCCTACCTCCCCTTCTCCAAGCTGTTCCACATCTTCGCCTCGCACCTCAACCAGTTCTTCCGGAGCTTCGTGGCTTACGGCGCGTTGCCCAAGGTGGACATCGAGAACTCCGAGACCTTCGGTGTCTCCAAGGTCGAGGAGTTCACCTGGAAGCAGCTCTTTGATACTGACGCCTGCACACGCTGCGGGCGTTGCCAGGACAACTGCCCGGCCAACCTGAGCGGCAAGGGACTTTCTCCCAAGGCCCTGATCCAAGATCTCAAGACCCACCTCTGGGAGGTTGGGCCGGGCCTGATCAAGTCCAGGGCGGCGGCGGCCAGGGCAGCCAAGGCGGCGGCCGGCGGCGGGACCGCCGGCGGAGAGGCGGCGGCGACGGCGGATGCCGGGCCCGCGGCTCCGGCCAAGGCGATGGTCGGCGAGGTCATCAAGGACGAGGACATCTGGGCCTGCACCACCTGCCGCGCCTGCGACGAGCAGTGCCCGGTCTACGTCGAGCACATCGATAAGATCGTCGACATGCGCCGGTACCTCTCCCTGATGGAGATGCGCTTCCCGCCCGAGGTCGACCGGGCCTTTAGGAACATCCAGAACCAGTCCAACCCGTGGGGCATCGGGGCCGGCTACCGCGCCGACTGGGCCAATGACCTCGGGGTCAGGAAGCTCTCCGGGGGCGAGGCGGTCGACGTCCTCTACTGGGTCGGCTGCGCCGGGGCCTTCGATGACCGGAACAAGAAGGTCGCCACGTCCTTCGTCAAGATCCTCAAGGCCGCCGGGGTCAATTTCGGGATCCTCGGCACCGACGAGAAGTGCTGCGGCGACTCGGCCCGGCGCCTGGGCAATGAGTACCTCTTCCAGATGCTCGCCCAGGAGAACGTCGAAGTGATGAAGCAGTACGGGGTGAAGAAGATCGTCACCACCTGCCCCCACTGCTACAACACCCTGAAGAACGAGTACCCGCAGTTCGGCGGGGACTTCGAAGTGATCCACCAC
It contains:
- a CDS encoding heterodisulfide reductase-related iron-sulfur binding cluster; the encoded protein is MPTRELYWNITGHLFMYLFVLAFAVLFVWGLYRRYQMWRLGKADERFKDFWQWKSLWPRIKTAIVDVLIPVRLLRDAYPGIMHLAIFWGFVVLFIGTLFVAAQADLGINTLFGTFYLLLSLALDIFGLIAIAGVLMAIWRRYVTRPKRLDNTWDDTVVLWGLLAILLTGYLLQGLRIAAVGDEWAAWAPVGNAVASLFLALGWSAAGIEVTHRLLWWFHMFLGAGFVAYLPFSKLFHIFASHLNQFFRSFVAYGALPKVDIENSETFGVSKVEEFTWKQLFDTDACTRCGRCQDNCPANLSGKGLSPKALIQDLKTHLWEVGPGLIKSRAAAARAAKAAAGGGTAGGEAAATADAGPAAPAKAMVGEVIKDEDIWACTTCRACDEQCPVYVEHIDKIVDMRRYLSLMEMRFPPEVDRAFRNIQNQSNPWGIGAGYRADWANDLGVRKLSGGEAVDVLYWVGCAGAFDDRNKKVATSFVKILKAAGVNFGILGTDEKCCGDSARRLGNEYLFQMLAQENVEVMKQYGVKKIVTTCPHCYNTLKNEYPQFGGDFEVIHHSEFIAKLLADGKLSLNGQGRLSGLVTYHDSCYLGRYNSLYAQPREIVKGALADNGRFVEMRRNHAKSFCCGAGGGRMWLEESQGQRINELRVDQAAEVKAETVVTACPYCLTMFSDGIKNKSLEEKMRTIDLAEVVAARLKE